Genomic segment of Iocasia fonsfrigidae:
GAAACATAAAGGAAGGGTATTAACTGGTTTTATATTAGTATTAAGTTTGGTTTTTATTATAATGGTTGTATTGGCAGCTAAAGACTTACAGGAAGTTAACCGAGGTAATGAAAAAGTATGTAATTGTTAATAACTTTAAAATTGACAAAATATGAGTTATTTATTGATTGAGAGAGGGTTAATAATGAACATAAATTTTGATGCATCAAAACCAATCTATGAACAAATTATAGATCAAATTAAACAGATGCTAGTCAGAGGCGAATTAAATCCAGGAGATAAGCTTCCTTCTCAAAGGGATATGGCTAAAAAAATTGAGGTGAATCCTAATACTATTCAGCGAGCCTACCGGGAGATGGAGACACTGGAACTGGTCGAAACACAGAGGGGAAGGGGAACTTTTATCAAGGAGGATAAAAACATGGTGCTTGAAATAAAAAAAGAAATGGCCAGAAATGCTACCTTCAGGTTTCTCCAGGAAATGACGGCAATTGGTTTTTCTACTGAAGAAATTATTAATCTGGTAGAAAAGGGGCTTATCAATTTTAAAGTTAATAAAGAGAATTAAAGGGGGTTTTTATATTGATAGATGGAAATGCTGTAGAAATAAAAAATCTTGTAAAAAAATATCCTGGGGTTGAAGCATTACAGGGGGTAGATATAAATTTTCCTGCTGGAAGAATTACTGGGTTAATTGGTCCTAATGGTAGTGGAAAATCTACAATCTTGAAATCAATAGTAGGTCTAGTTAAGCCATCCAGAGGAGAGCTGCTGGTCTTTGGGCAAAAACTAGATCGACGGCTAAAAGAGAAGGTTGCTTTTCTACCTGAAATAAATCATTTATATAAAAACATGAAGATAGTTCAGATTATTGATTTTTTTCAAAGTCAGTTTTCAACCTTTGAGAGGAAAAGGGCTTTGGAAATTCTAGACTTTATGAATTTAAAACCAGAAATGAGAATCAAGAGTCTTTCAAAGGGAATGGCAGGAAGGGTTAAACTTGTGTTGACAATGGCCAGAAATGTCCCCTTAATTGTTATGGATGAACCTCTGGCAGGGATTGACCCTCAATCCAGAGCTAGAATATTAGAAGGGTTAATTAATGAATACGATGCAGAGAAGCAGACTATTATTCTGTCAACACATGAGGTTTTGGAAGCAGAAAGATTTTTCGATTATGTAGTTTTTCTGGAATATGGTACTGTGAAATTGCAGGGAAATGCTGATGACTTAAGAAGTGAACATGGAATGTCTATTCAGGACCTAGTGAAGGAGGTATTTATATGAAAGCCTGGTGGAAACTTTATAAAAAAGAAATCTATAATATCTCATTTTTTATGCTGGTATCATTATTAATAACCTTATCCTGGGAATTGTTCTTGTTTTATAAAATTCATTCCTGGCCTTTAGGAATGCCATTTGGCTTAAGTTTCCTACCATTTAGTATTTTCCCATTACTGGTATTATGGCTTGGCTATAATTCCTTTCGTCAGGAATGGAAAGATGACACGATCTATTTAACCTTATCGCTGCCAAAGGCAGGCTGGCAGATAAATCTAGCTAAGTTAACTGCGAGCATGACTTTTTATCTAGCAATTGTAATTCTAACCACCCTGATGATTTATCTCTTTCAGCAGGGATTTATTATTACTATTCTTCAGGGCTCACCTGATCCTATTGTTATTTCCTGGATAAATAGTACTATCTTAAAGATTTGCTTTGTATATTGGATTAGTGGAATAGGTATATTTATAATAAGCCAGTTTTCTCAACTGATTAGCCTTTTTTTTGATAGATTTCGGGGGTTGATTTCTATTGTAGTATTTATTCTAAGTAATTATCTTTTATTCAGGTTGTCCATATTTTTAGCACCTCTTTTAAAATTCTTACCTGATATACAGGTTGATGTTATTAAAGAATTAAATGGAAGTCTAAATTGTATACCTATCTATCTGGATAGTGGGCTGATTATAGCCGTTGCAATCATCACTATGGGTTTCTTTTTTGGAGGCTCCTGGTTATTAGAAAATTATCTGGAAGTATAGGTGAGGGTATCAATAAGTTATTTGAATTATTTACAGGCATTCTGTGATCTATGAATGCCTGTTTTTCTTTTATGTTTAAATCAAAAATGGCGTTTGCTATTATTTATCCACTAAATCATTTTGGTAAGCGAGTTAGAGTTTATGTTTTAGATATAAATAACGAATTATTAGAAAGCTCTAAAGGATTGAGCAGAAGTAAAGTTAAAAAATACAAAAATTTATAAATACTTATCCAAGAATGAAAAATGAATAAATCGATATTAGTATTAATTTTGAGATGGGTTTTTTAGAGTCGTTCAGTAAAGTTTGCCTCTATTATCTTTGATTTAATTCAAATAATTCTCATTTTTTACTATTTTTATTGTTTATTTTTAATAACAATCGCATAATTACTGATTTCTGTGATTCCCTTTCCGGTGACAATTTCATTTCCAAGTTCGATACTAGTGATATAATTTGCGCTTGTTAATATTTCTTGATCGATGAGATAATCAATGAAAGCGCTGATATCCAGTGGCCCTTTGAAGATTGATTTTCGAGGGGAAAACGCAATATAAGTCCAAATATTGGCGTTTGCTCCCGAATCGTCACCATGACTGTTTTTTACATAAACATCGAAAACGTGCCCACTAACCGTAATAGTCTCTTTCCTTTGGCCCGCGGGTGTCATATTATGATTGACATTCCAGATCATGATTTCATGGCTGATGGTTTTTTTCGGATTAGCAGGATCGGTGATTGCCCACAGTGAAAAAGCCATATTATAAGTACCGGTAGCTTGTATCTTAATATCAAAATCAGCAGTCACTTGCTTAGAACCGGCTTTAAATGGAAAGTCTGCCACCAGTCCCAGTGACTTGTCCCAAGGCTTATCGCCATAAATAACCTCTGGATAAGCAACTACATTAACACTATACGGCCATTGCCATTGCCAGCCAATTGCTGGTTTGCCATTGATGTTCTCTTGAAAGATTCTTTGCTGGTAAACGCCGGAGGCAGCCTCTTTATTCCAGACGTTATTCATTAAAAAGTAATCGTCATTCAGCATGATCATTCCCCAATCAGCCGTATTTTCCTGAATAGTGGTGCCGCTTTGCGGAAAATTTGAAGCCGCCAGGCAATTGCCGACCAGAATAAATAATAAAACTGCCAATAAACATTGTAACCATACTTTTTTCAATTGAAACCCTCCCTATTATCTTTGATTTTCATAAAACATCTCACTCAATCTCAGTTTTCACAATTCAACTGAAATGCCCTTGTTGTTAAGACACAAATTCAAAAAATTTTAGTGAGTATAATTTCCTCCTTGTGTTTAGATTGATTTGTCATTAAAAAATCCCCCTTCTATATTTATTCTTCTTAATTATACCAGTTATTAGAAGGAATTCAAACAAAAATTGGTATAAAATGTTTTCAAAGATTTAAAACCCCCACATTTAGAAATATTTGTGGGGGTTTTTGACATTTACATATGAATTCAGGTTAAAATATTTAAAGGAGAATAAAGTGATATCAAATTAAATGTAAGGTTTTTCTGTATGTGCGACATAAATAGCTATTAATTTATAAAATATGACATTAAACAACAACAAAAACATTGACAAATAAATTTATATAGGTTATAATGTTACAAATAAGACAATAACATAACATATACATTACATGAAAAGAGAGTCATATGCATATTTGTACAAACTATGTTGTTGCTTTATTAAACCTAATACAAAGGGGTTTTGTTAAATGAATAAATTAAAACTATTTCTTATTACTGGTTTAATTGTGGGTTTTATTTTTATCACTGGGGTAGTAAATGCTGGAGATGTCTATGTAATGAAATTTGCTTTCCAGATGGCTAATGATATCTATGGAACAAATGAGGCCAGTTTTGCTAATGCTTTTAAAGGTCATGTAGAGTCTGCCTCAAACGGACGTATTAAAGTTGAATTATATCCTGGTGGTGTAATGGGGAAGGAAAGGGAGAATTTTGTTAATGTAAAAAATAACGTAATTCAGGCTACCCTTTCATCTGTAGGAGGAATAGCTCAGTTTTATAAACCGATTACAGTTGTTGATATTCCTTTTGCTTTCAAGACACATAATATTGCCTGGCAGGTTTATGACGGCTGGTTTGGAGATGAGCTTAGAGCAGA
This window contains:
- a CDS encoding ABC transporter ATP-binding protein is translated as MIDGNAVEIKNLVKKYPGVEALQGVDINFPAGRITGLIGPNGSGKSTILKSIVGLVKPSRGELLVFGQKLDRRLKEKVAFLPEINHLYKNMKIVQIIDFFQSQFSTFERKRALEILDFMNLKPEMRIKSLSKGMAGRVKLVLTMARNVPLIVMDEPLAGIDPQSRARILEGLINEYDAEKQTIILSTHEVLEAERFFDYVVFLEYGTVKLQGNADDLRSEHGMSIQDLVKEVFI
- a CDS encoding GH12 family glycosyl hydrolase domain-containing protein is translated as MKKVWLQCLLAVLLFILVGNCLAASNFPQSGTTIQENTADWGMIMLNDDYFLMNNVWNKEAASGVYQQRIFQENINGKPAIGWQWQWPYSVNVVAYPEVIYGDKPWDKSLGLVADFPFKAGSKQVTADFDIKIQATGTYNMAFSLWAITDPANPKKTISHEIMIWNVNHNMTPAGQRKETITVSGHVFDVYVKNSHGDDSGANANIWTYIAFSPRKSIFKGPLDISAFIDYLIDQEILTSANYITSIELGNEIVTGKGITEISNYAIVIKNKQ
- a CDS encoding GntR family transcriptional regulator: MNINFDASKPIYEQIIDQIKQMLVRGELNPGDKLPSQRDMAKKIEVNPNTIQRAYREMETLELVETQRGRGTFIKEDKNMVLEIKKEMARNATFRFLQEMTAIGFSTEEIINLVEKGLINFKVNKEN